The nucleotide window acctttcgtTTGTTGTGCAGAATAGTCAGAAAATCAAAATGAATTTAAGAGGGAAAGAGGATAGATCAAGGTTAGTTTACACAAAAACTTCTTTTAAGAACAAAGTTAATCAATCAGTTTCTTCTTttttgattgtattgtattgtgaaCATGATTTTTGACATCTCTCCAGCCCCTGGTATGAAGCACTGGTTCTTTCTCTAGGCACTTCAAACATTTGTCTTTCCCAGGAACTTTCAATAGTGTTATGCAGGTCCCAAGCTGTCGCCAAACCGCTTTTTTTTCAGCATCACTCCAGGGCCTTTTCTGCACGTTCTGCCTGGAAgaacctacaaaaaaaaaagaaaagcacatgATGGCATCAGTCATTAGTAAACATGTATATTAAGCAATTATGACTTTGCTTGAGTGGTAACAACAATAAAAGCACTATGTATAAATCTATTATAGTCCTTGTGTATAGCATTATTTTACATGTGCACTGAACAACACCTAAATTGAAGAATGAAGTAatatagtagtagtagcagcagtaatATCAGTGGAGGCAGTGGTAGGAGATTTAGCATCAGTAGCAGAAGCTTTCGTAGCTTTTAGAAAATTGTGACTGTAGTAAAAATGACAGACAATCATTTCAATTTCTATGAGGGTTCATGTTTTTGCTTTGAGCATATAATTCAAATATTGATGTAGTACACTGTCAAAATCATAGGGATCCTTAAACTAATCCATAAAATTGAGAGATCACTGATAAAGACATTTGTAGTCAATTAATGGCATTATCAATTAGTTGGAGAGTGAcaaaataattcaaaatgctGAAGAGTTCAGATAATGATCTACATAAGAATGTGAGCtgtcaataaaacattaaaaagagtCGAGATCAACCAGAATGAGGATAAAGTGTGCATCCTAGGGACTTTAAAAGGAGTTAAAAAGATCACCTAAAATGTAACCGGAACCTTAGTTATTCAAAACTGAGCTTGTGTGATTAGTGGTAGCAAATCTTACCATTTCTTTCAGTCTTAGACGTTCTGCTTTCTTTGGTCTTTGTGTGCAAGTCAGGGCCTTCTgggtgggggaaaaaaaaaaaaaaaaaaataaaggagacAGCTCATGATATATaaacactaaaaagtgtaaaaagtgaAAGTCTATTAAACTGCAAACCATCCGGGTGGGAATCATACGCCTCCTCATGCTCATGTCTAAATTTAAGGCTTCTGGAGAACTCTGTAACACAGGAAAATTAACATCAGATTATCAGTTATATCcttattagggatgtccagatcagaTCACGTGGTTTCAGACTCTATAAGAATCAGACGTTATCTCCCGATCAGGACTCCACTTCTACacttctttcttgacttcacagaAACAGCAAGGCGTGTGGCATGACATCACGGTGTTGCAGAGACGCTAGGGGTAAATGTCGGCAAGTAGAACActgaagcagcttgaagcggaaggCGCGAGTATGACCATTTCTTAATACGCTTCCTTCAGTGATCTATTGTCCTTGTGTCCTagtcatcaactgccaaagttcagttccaaaactcaagactgcaagaacaaAGAATGCATGAAAGTTCCTGGATGTGTTGTTGATAGAGGGTGCATCAATGCAAACTTGAGCTAAACTCGCAAGAAGGTCCAGAAGTCATAAAAATAAACTTGTGGGAAGCGCAGCAATTTATATCGGTTtaatattaaagttcagagatttatctcaggagtttccctaaataagaCGGTCAAAGTAAACATTAGCACGAAAATCTTAAAAGGCAAAAACGCATTAAGGGAgcttgtttgctgaaattcatattaaaattagtgttgtgtattgtgcaaagtatatttgtaaggtttttgtttatgtaatatatatttaaatagggGGACAACAATAAATCCCtgcatgaatgctgtaatgttaaaataatttccCGTTAATAATGTgtgatggtcatgtgaccatcaggaacacagcatctcattttTTCACAGAATGCATTCTCTGTTCTCACGGTCTCCtgagtccaaaagtgaagaattgatattatttattacttgagTGTTCAAGCTACCTCAAAGAAATGCTCTGTATATTAACAGAGTTgtagaatgttaaaataaggtgaattaaataaaaataagaaacatcGTAGATCCGTTTCTTcgctctactttttttttttttaatgcattataaaattGTCAGATCAGgtttcggtagatactcaaatCAAATGACTGACTCGAGCGCAAAAACAAacctgattgggacatccctaatCTGTATAGAAAAAAGGTCATCAATTATCTGAATATCTACATAGCTAACAATCTTACCATTTCTTTCAGTTTTAGACGTTCTGTTTTCTGTGGTCTTTGTGTGCGAGTCAGGGCTTTCTGGGAAAAGAAAAGACAGCTCATGATATACAAACTAAAAACTGACTTAGACTTTCGGGCTTATAGAGTTCAGTAATTTATAAGCGGTATATAATCAAACTGCAAACCATCCGGGTTGGAATCATACGCCTCCTCATGCTCACGTCTACATTTCAGGCTTCTGGAGAACTCTGTAACACAGGAAAATTATCAGATTATCATAAGTTATATCTGTATAGAAAAAGAATCAATTTCATCAATTATCTGAATAACTACATGCAGTGCGTCCGGAAAGAATTGACGTTTTTGTCACAGTCTTATTCTAAAATAGATGAActtcattgatttcctcaacattcacaatcccccataatgacaatgtgaaaaaaatagattttgaaattgttgtaaattacaaataaaaaacaaaaatgtacatccgtattcacagcctttgctcaatgtTTTGTTGATGCATGTTTGGCAGCGATTACAACCTCAAGTCttcttgaatatgatgccacaagctctgcacagctgtctttgggaattgTTGCCCATTCCTTTTTGCAGGACCTTtaaagctctatcaggttggatgggaagcaacggtgtacaggcatttttagatctctcctgAGATGTTCAAGAAGATttgggtctgggctctggctgggcaactcaaggacattcactgagttatGTTGTGCCGctttattgatattttggcggtgtgctttgggtcattgtcctgctggaagatgaagcgtcgccccagtctgaggtcaagagcactcttgtgcaggtcttcattcaggatgtctctgtacatcgctgcattcatctttccctctatcctgactagtcttccagttcctgctgctgaaacacatccccacagcatgatgccaacaccaccatgcttcactgtagggatgctgttagcctgctgatgagcgctgcctgctgttctccaaacgtaacacctggcgttcactccaaacagttcagtttgagtctcatcagagcagagagtttagtttctgatgctctgagagtccttcacaTGCCTTCAGGCAAACTctaggcggggagtgtcttccgtcggGCCGCTCTACCATAtagatgcctgattggtggattgctgcacagatggttgtccttctgtaaggttctcttctctctccacagaagaacgctggagctcagacagagtgagcATCGGGttgttgatcacctccctgactaagtctcttctcccctgatcactcagctgagatggccggccagctctaggaagagtcctggtggttaaacatcttccacttacagatgatggaggccgctgtgctcagtggaactttcagagcagcagaaatgtttctgttaccttccccagccttgtgtctcggaggtctacagacaattcccttttcttcatgcttggtttgtgctttgacatgcactgtcaaccctgggcccttatgtagacaggtgtacgccttttcagatcatgtccaatcagctgaattgagcacaggtgaactccaatgaagctgctgaaacatctcaagaatgatcagtggagacagaatgtacTTGAGCTCAGTCTAGAGCTTCATGCcaaagcctgtgaatactgatgtacatctgattttttagCTTTTCTATTCTTAaatctgcaacaatttcaaaaactctttttacattgtcattatggggggtTGTGTgtggaatgttgaggaaataaatgtttaatgcatttggaataaggctgtaacataaaaaaatgtggaaaagtgaagcgctatcaatactttctggatgcactgtagcTAATAGTCTTACCATTTCTTTCAGGCttggatgttttattttctttcttctttgtGTGTGAGTCAGGGCTTTCTGGGTAAGGAAAAGAGACACCACATGAGTAATATACACTTGCatactaaaaatgtataaatttctGAACTCTAACACCCAGTTTCACAGATAAGGAAGGCTAGTCCCAGACTAAAATGGATGTTTGAACTGTCTCAACAGAAAATATCCTGCACTGATGCATTTTAAAGGGGTggtatatcatattttaaactttagttgatgtgtattgtagctgtgtgaacaaacaatatctctgaatgtaagaaagttcaatgcaaagggagacatttgCTTTTACAGAGTTAGATAAGGAAATACAAAAAAGACTAATACTAATATTAGTCTTGGCTTAAGCTAAGCCCTGTCTTTGAAACTGGGCTTGAAAGTCttagccaggggtgtccaaaagtcggttctggagggccggtgtcctgctgactttagctccaactttcttcaataCACCTGCTAGGAAGTTTTTAGCATACCTAGTAAGAGATTGATTAGCtgctttaggtgtgtttgattagggttagaactaaattttccaagacaccggcccttcagaacAGAGTTTGGACATCACTGGTCTAAGCAGTATATAATCAAACTGCAAACCATCTGGGTTGGAATCATACGCCTCCTCATGCTCACGTCTACATTTCAGGCTTCTGGAGAACTCTGTAACACAGGAAAATTAACATCAGATTAATACAGCATACACAATGTACTTTGtgcattcatatatacatatactgtttaataaattgCTATAAATCAACATGGTATTATCCatgatattttttaaacaaacattatatatatCATATGGGATAACTTGCATACCATCATGTTCTTGTCTAGGAGACATCTCCTCTGAAGTGTACCCCTGCTTAGGTTTATTGGACAAAGCAACTGTAAGGACAACACAAGAGACATTTTTAAACGTGAATTTGTAAAGAATATATTAGTTTTTCCAAGTAGTGTATATTGcttcgacaaaaaaaaaaaaaaaaaaagttattacccTCTAATTCAAGGTCAATCTCATCTAGAGATTTTCCTTTATAGAGAGATGTTCCACACTCTATGGCCATCAGCAGTTTGCTCATTTTTGCTAACTGAATAGTGTTTTCTGTTAGGCGATAATATTCACGATGAACGCGAATATCATGTCCCATGAATTTCGCTACCTGATCCAACTCATGATCCTTTAGGTTCATTATTTGACAAAGTGTTGCTATGTGCTTTCTCAGCTGAGTTGAGGTCAGCGTTTCTGGATGTTTTGCATCACAAAGATTGGCAAATTTTCGGAGACAGTCCGAACCTCTTATATGAGAATCTGATTTTGCTCTTGCAAAAACATATTTGTTGTTGTACAACACGCCATTCTCCTGCATCCTGTGCTCTATGAGAAAATCCAGTGCTCTTGTCATCTCTTTGGTAAGCAGCACTGGAACCTTTTGCCCTCTTTTCCCTCTTATCACGATTCTTGTAAAGTCATTACTCAGGTCACGTTCCAATTTTGAGAGGCACTGCATGACATCATCATTTAGGgcctctgtgtttttgttttcatatgtCTCAAGTAGCATTTTTGCTGCCTCACCTTGGCGTCTCCGGTTAAAAAGAATAATTTGTGAGAGGATGCTTTCACTTAGCATGGCGTATGCTTTGGGATCACAGCAGTCTTTCAGCTTCTCTCGGGCAGTTTGCTCCACAGACTTCAAGTATTTTTGAAGCAATATTACATCTTCAGTGAGGGGGATCATTTCCTTCTTGTTCCACTTGTTTTCTTCTAGGTTTGTCCTTGCCCGATGTGAGACATAGTGGTTCCACTCAGAGCTCACTAACCCTAGGAAGCTCCTGACTCTGTTTGCAGCTATCTCATTTTCTGCTTTTACGTAACGACCAATCAAGATATCACCAACTGTTTTTAAAGAGTGTCCAAGTTTTAGAGCAAGAGATGGACGATCATAGCGGTATTTAGATGCAGTGAAGCCAGATGCCTTTTTAGCAGCATCAACAGCTAACTTAAACATCGGTGGAATTAGGATATCCTCAAGATTTTTCACCTTCGCTTTTAGTTTCTTTGCAGCAATCACAAATCTCCCCAACTCTCTCATTTTCTGACTTACATAACCATCTTTAGATGGATCACTACCATGCTTCTCCAACAATCTGTCCCCATACTCACAAATAAGTGCATCTGATTTTACTTGAAGAGATACCTCATCATGCAACATT belongs to Danio rerio strain Tuebingen ecotype United States chromosome 1, GRCz12tu, whole genome shotgun sequence and includes:
- the si:ch211-235f1.3 gene encoding uncharacterized protein si:ch211-235f1.3 isoform X2, translating into MAGERMSRRLQMLRAHHETCARRYDKANEEKQLKRDPSISQIMGKNPSGNKQISKKAQDRKRVKEHHHPGQAERDDDDNEQISEKTQDRKRVKEHHHPGQAERDDDDNEQISEKAQDRKRVKEHHHPGQAERDDDNEQVSEKAQDRKRVKEHHHPGQAERDDDDDNEQISEKAQDRKRLKEHHHPGQAEREDDYDNEQISEKAQDRMRLREHHHPGQAEREDDNEQVSEKAQDRKRVKEHHHPGQAERDDHDEQISEKAQDRKRQKEHHHPGQAERDNHDEQSLGATDQSQSGSHGSEYMPSTSSDSEECSMEEKFLKDARCRKKAELEGDAVDLEHAISEEDDQKEDDKSKITVKTCQKGAKRKWDKRHYCIYCKKPQSKIARHLERKHNKEEDVAKAVCLPKNSKKRRLLLDQLRYKGDYTHNTTVLESGQGELVTYRQPTEETSPHEYLPCNYCYGFFRKHDLWKHEVSCKNRIGLPLEESGKRKRVQAAASCLLPVQENTTKRCRKIISRMLHDEVSLQVKSDALICEYGDRLLEKHGSDPSKDGYVSQKMRELGRFVIAAKKLKAKVKNLEDILIPPMFKLAVDAAKKASGFTASKYRYDRPSLALKLGHSLKTVGDILIGRYVKAENEIAANRVRSFLGLVSSEWNHYVSHRARTNLEENKWNKKEMIPLTEDVILLQKYLKSVEQTAREKLKDCCDPKAYAMLSESILSQIILFNRRRQGEAAKMLLETYENKNTEALNDDVMQCLSKLERDLSNDFTRIVIRGKRGQKVPVLLTKEMTRALDFLIEHRMQENGVLYNNKYVFARAKSDSHIRGSDCLRKFANLCDAKHPETLTSTQLRKHIATLCQIMNLKDHELDQVAKFMGHDIRVHREYYRLTENTIQLAKMSKLLMAIECGTSLYKGKSLDEIDLELEVALSNKPKQGYTSEEMSPRQEHDEFSRSLKCRREHEEAYDSNPDESPDSHTKKKENKTSKPERNEFSRSLKCRREHEEAYDSNPDESPDSHTKTTENRTSKTERNEFSRSLKFRHEHEEAYDSHPDEGPDLHTKTKESRTSKTERNGSSRQNVQKRPWSDAEKKAVWRQLGTCITLLKVPGKDKCLKCLEKEPVLHTRGWRDVKNHVHNTIQSKKKKLID
- the si:ch211-235f1.3 gene encoding uncharacterized protein si:ch211-235f1.3 isoform X3 encodes the protein MAGERMSRRLQMLRAHHETCARRYDKANEEKQLKRDPSISQIMGKNPSGNKQISKKAQDRKRVKEHHHPGQAERDDDDNEQISEKTQDRKRVKEHHHPGQAERDDDDNEQISEKAQDRKRVKEHHHPGQAERDDDNEQISEKAQDRKRLKEHHHPGQAEREDDYDNEQISEKAQDRMRLREHHHPGQAEREDDNEQVSEKAQDRKRVKEHHHPGQAERDDDDNEQVSEKAQDRKRVKEHHHPGQAERDDHDEQISEKAQDRKRQKEHHHPGQAERDNHDEQSLGATDQSQSGSHGSEYMPSTSSDSEECSMEEKFLKDARCRKKAELEGDAVDLEHAISEEDDQKEDDKSKITVKTCQKGAKRKWDKRHYCIYCKKPQSKIARHLERKHNKEEDVAKAVCLPKNSKKRRLLLDQLRYKGDYTHNTTVLESGQGELVTYRQPTEETSPHEYLPCNYCYGFFRKHDLWKHEVSCKNRIGLPLEESGKRKRVQAAASCLLPVQENTTKRCRKIISRMLHDEVSLQVKSDALICEYGDRLLEKHGSDPSKDGYVSQKMRELGRFVIAAKKLKAKVKNLEDILIPPMFKLAVDAAKKASGFTASKYRYDRPSLALKLGHSLKTVGDILIGRYVKAENEIAANRVRSFLGLVSSEWNHYVSHRARTNLEENKWNKKEMIPLTEDVILLQKYLKSVEQTAREKLKDCCDPKAYAMLSESILSQIILFNRRRQGEAAKMLLETYENKNTEALNDDVMQCLSKLERDLSNDFTRIVIRGKRGQKVPVLLTKEMTRALDFLIEHRMQENGVLYNNKYVFARAKSDSHIRGSDCLRKFANLCDAKHPETLTSTQLRKHIATLCQIMNLKDHELDQVAKFMGHDIRVHREYYRLTENTIQLAKMSKLLMAIECGTSLYKGKSLDEIDLELEVALSNKPKQGYTSEEMSPRQEHDEFSRSLKCRREHEEAYDSNPDESPDSHTKKKENKTSKPERNEFSRSLKCRREHEEAYDSNPDESPDSHTKTTENRTSKTERNEFSRSLKFRHEHEEAYDSHPDEGPDLHTKTKESRTSKTERNGSSRQNVQKRPWSDAEKKAVWRQLGTCITLLKVPGKDKCLKCLEKEPVLHTRGWRDVKNHVHNTIQSKKKKLID
- the si:ch211-235f1.3 gene encoding uncharacterized protein si:ch211-235f1.3 isoform X1 codes for the protein MAGERMSRRLQMLRAHHETCARRYDKANEEKQLKRDPSISQIMGKNPSGNKQISKKAQDRKRVKEHHHPGQAERDDDDNEQISEKTQDRKRVKEHHHPGQAERDDDDNEQISEKAQDRKRVKEHHHPGQAERDDDNEQVSEKAQDRKRVKEHHHPGQAERDDDDDNEQISEKAQDRKRLKEHHHPGQAEREDDYDNEQISEKAQDRMRLREHHHPGQAEREDDNEQVSEKAQDRKRVKEHHHPGQAERDDDDNEQVSEKAQDRKRVKEHHHPGQAERDDHDEQISEKAQDRKRQKEHHHPGQAERDNHDEQSLGATDQSQSGSHGSEYMPSTSSDSEECSMEEKFLKDARCRKKAELEGDAVDLEHAISEEDDQKEDDKSKITVKTCQKGAKRKWDKRHYCIYCKKPQSKIARHLERKHNKEEDVAKAVCLPKNSKKRRLLLDQLRYKGDYTHNTTVLESGQGELVTYRQPTEETSPHEYLPCNYCYGFFRKHDLWKHEVSCKNRIGLPLEESGKRKRVQAAASCLLPVQENTTKRCRKIISRMLHDEVSLQVKSDALICEYGDRLLEKHGSDPSKDGYVSQKMRELGRFVIAAKKLKAKVKNLEDILIPPMFKLAVDAAKKASGFTASKYRYDRPSLALKLGHSLKTVGDILIGRYVKAENEIAANRVRSFLGLVSSEWNHYVSHRARTNLEENKWNKKEMIPLTEDVILLQKYLKSVEQTAREKLKDCCDPKAYAMLSESILSQIILFNRRRQGEAAKMLLETYENKNTEALNDDVMQCLSKLERDLSNDFTRIVIRGKRGQKVPVLLTKEMTRALDFLIEHRMQENGVLYNNKYVFARAKSDSHIRGSDCLRKFANLCDAKHPETLTSTQLRKHIATLCQIMNLKDHELDQVAKFMGHDIRVHREYYRLTENTIQLAKMSKLLMAIECGTSLYKGKSLDEIDLELEVALSNKPKQGYTSEEMSPRQEHDEFSRSLKCRREHEEAYDSNPDESPDSHTKKKENKTSKPERNEFSRSLKCRREHEEAYDSNPDESPDSHTKTTENRTSKTERNEFSRSLKFRHEHEEAYDSHPDEGPDLHTKTKESRTSKTERNGSSRQNVQKRPWSDAEKKAVWRQLGTCITLLKVPGKDKCLKCLEKEPVLHTRGWRDVKNHVHNTIQSKKKKLID